The region AGCTATGCGTTGTCGTCGCCGGCATTCAACATCAAGGAATGCCAGCAGCGCGGTCTCACCTATTGCTCGGCCCTGCGCGCGAAGGTTCGCCTCGTGCTGCTGGACAAGGAATCGCCGAGCAAGCCCGTCGTCAAGGAAGTGAAGGAGCAGGAAGTGTACATGGGCGAAATTCCGCTCATGACGCCGACCGGCTCGTTCGTGATCAACGGCACCGAGCGTGTGATCGTTTCGCAGCTGCACCGCTCGCCGGGCGTGTTCTTCGAGCACGACAAGGGCAAGACCCACAGCTCGGGCAAGCTGTTGTTCTCCGCGCGGATCATCCCCTACCGCGGTTCGTGGCTCGACTTCGAATTCGATCCGAAGGACGTGCTGTACTTCCGCGTCGACCGCCGCCGCAAGATGCCGGTCACGATCCTGCTGAAGGCGATCGGCCTGACGCCGGAACAGATCCTCGCGAACTTCTTCGTGTTCGACAACTTCACGTTGATGAACGAAGGCGCGCAGGTCGAGTTCGTGCCGGAGCGCCTGCGCGGCGAAGTCGCGCGCTTCGATATCACCGACCGTGACGGCAAGGTCATCGTCCAGAAGGACAAGCGGATCAACGCGAAGCATATTCGCGACCTCGAAGCCGCGAAGACCAAGTTCATCTCGGTGCCGGAAGACTACCTGATCGGCCGCGTGCTCGCGAAGAACGTCGTCGACGGCGACACCGGCGAAGTGATCGCGAACGCGAACGACGAAGTGACGGAAAGCGTCCTCGAGAAGCTGCGCGAAGCGAAGATCAAGGAAATCCAGACGCTCTACACGAACGATCTGGACCAGGGTCCGTACATCTCGTCCACGCTGCGCGTCGACGAAACCGCGGACAAGACCGCGGCGCGCATCGCGATCTACCGCATGATGCGTCCGGGCGAACCGCCGACGGAAGAAGCGGTCGAGGCGCTGTTCAACCGCCTGTTCTACAGCGAAGACGCATACGACCTGTCGAAGGTCGGCCGCATGAAGTTCAATCGCCGCGTCGGCCGTGACGAAATCGTCGGCCCGATGACGCTGGAAGACGACGACATCCTCGCGACGATCAAGATCCTCGTCGAGCTGCGCAACGGCAAGGGCGAAGTCGACGATATCGATCACTTGGGCAACCGTCGCGTGCGTTGCGTCGGCGAACTGGCGGAAAACCAGTTCCGCGCCGGTCTCGTGCGCGTCGAGCGCGCGGTCAAGGAACGCCTCGGCCAGGCCGAAAGCGAAAACCTGATGCCGCACGACCTGATCAACTCGAAGCCGATTTCGTCGGCGATCCGCGAGTTCTTCGGTTCGTCGCAGCTGTCGCAGTTCATGGACCAGACCAACCCGCTGTCGGAAATCACGCACAAGCGCCGCGTTTCCGCACTGGGCCCGGGCGGTCTGACGCGCGAGCGCGCGGGCTTCGAAGTCCGTGACGTGCACCCGACCCACTACGGCCGCGTGTGCCCGATCGAAACGCCGGAAGGTCCGAACATCGGCCTGATCAACTCGCTCGCGCTGTACGCGCACCTGAACGAGTATGGCTTCCTCGAGACGCCGTACCGCAAGGTCGTGGACAGCAAGGTGACCGACCAGATCGACTACCTGTCGGCGATCGAGGAAGGCCGCTACATGATCGCGCAGGCGAACGCCGCGATCGACGAGAGCGGCACGCTGGTCGACGAACTCGTGTCGTCGCGCGAGGCCGGCGAAACCATGATGGTCACGCCGGACCGCATCCAGTACATGGACGTGGCGCCGTCGCAGATCGTGTCGGTGGCAGCCTCGCTGATTCCGTTCCTCGAGCACGATGATGCGAACCGCGCATTGATGGGTTCGAACATGCAGCGTCAGGCCGTGCCGTGCCTGCGCCCGGAGAAGCCGGTCGTCGGGACGGGCATCGAGCGCACCTGCGCGGTCGACTCGGGCACCACGGTCCAGGCGTTCCGCGGCGGCGTGGTCGATTACGTCGACGCAGGCCGTATCGTGATTCGCGTGAACGACGACGAAGCCGTCGCCGGTGAAGTCGGCGTCGACATCTACAACCTGATCAAGTACACGCGTTCGAACCAGAACACGAACATCAACCAGCGTCCGATCGTGAAGATGGGCGACAAGGTCTCGCGCGGCGACGTGCTGGCCGACGGCGCCTCGACGGATCTGGGCGAGCTCGCGCTCGGCCAGAACATGCTGATCGCGTTCATGCCCTGGAACGGCTACAACTTCGAGGATTCGATCCTGATCTCGGAGAAGGTCGTGGCCGACGATCGCTACACGTCGATTCACATCGAAGAACTGAACGTCGTCGCACGCGACACGAAGCTCGGACCGGAAGAAATCACGCGCGATATCTCGAATCTCGCGGAAGTCCAGCTCGGCCGTCTCGACGAATCGGGCATCGTGTACATCGGCGCGGAAGTCGAAGCGGGCGACGTGATGGTCGGCAAGGTCACGCCGAAGGGCGAGACCCAGCTGACGCCGGAAGAGAAGCTGCTGCGCGCGATCTTCGGCGAGAAGGCTTCGGACGTGAAGGACACCTCGCTGCGCGTGCCGTCGGGCATGAGCGGCACGGTGATCGACGTCCAGGTGTTCACGCGCGAAGGCATCCAGCGCGACAAGCGCGCGCAACAGATCATCGACGATGAACTGAAGCGCTATCGCCTGGACCTGAACGACCAGCTGCGCATCGTGGAAGGCGACGCGTTCCAGCGTCTCGCGCGCATGCTCGTGGGCAAGGTCGCGAACGGCGGTCCGAAGAAGCTCGCGAAGGGCACGAAGATCGACCAGGCTTACCTGGAAGACCTCGACCACTACCACTGGTTCGACATCCGCCTCGCGGAAGACGAAGCCGCCGCGCAGCTCGAAGCGATCAAGAACTCGATCGAAGAGAAGCGCCACCAGTTCGACCTCGCGTTCGAAGAGAAGCGCAAGAAGCTCACCCAGGGCGACGAACTGCCGCCGGGCGTGCTGAAGATGGTCAAGGTGTACCTCGCGGTCAAGCGTCGCCTGCAGCCTGGCGACAAGATGGCAGGCCGCCACGGCAACAAGGGCGTCGTGTCGAAGATCGTGCCGGTCGAAGACATGCCGTACATGGCCGACGGCCGTCCGGCCGACGTCGTGCTGAACCCGCTCGGCGTGCCGTCGCGGATGAACGTGGGTCAGGTTCTCGAAGTGCACCTCGGCTGGGCCGCGAAGGGCCTCGGCTGGCGGATCGGCGAGATGCTGCAGCGTCAGGCGAAGATCGAGGAAATGCGCATCTTCCTGACGAAGATCTACAACGAGTCGGGCCGCGCGGAAGATCTGGAAAGCTTCACCGACGACGAAATCCTCGAACTCGCGCGGAACCTGCGCGAAGGCGTGCCGTTCGCGACGCCGGTGTTCGACGGTGCGACCGAGGAAGAAATGGCCAAGATGCTCGACCTGGCCTTCCCGGACGAGATCGCGGAACAGCTCGGCATGAACGAGTCGAAGAACCAGGTCCGCCTGTACGACGGCCGCACGGGCGAGATGTTCGAGCGCCGCGTCACGCTGGGCTACATGCACTACCTGAAGCTGCACCACTTGGTCGACGACAAGATGCACGCGCGTTCGACGGGCCCGTACTCGCTCGTCACGCAGCAGCCGCTCGGCGGCAAGGCGCAGTTCGGCGGCCAGCGTTTCGGTGAAATGGAAGTGTGGGCGCTCGAAGCATACGGCGCGTCCTACGTGCTGCAGGAAATGCTGACGGTGAAGTCGGACGACGTGAACGGCCGGACCAAGGTCTATGAGAACCTGGTCAAGGGCGATCACGTGATCGATGCAGGCATGCCGGAATCCTTCAACGTGCTGGTGAAGGAAATCCGCTCGCTCGGTATCGACATCGATCTCGACCGCAATTAATCGGACTACGGAGAGAAGCAATGAAAGCTCTGCTCGATCTATTCAAGCAAGTCCAACAAGAAGAAGTTTTCGACGCGATCAAGATCGGTCTGGCTTCGCCGGACAAGATCCGCTCCTGGTCGTTCGGTGAGGTGAAGAAGCCGGAGACCATCAACTACCGCACCTTCAAGCCGGAGCGGGATGGTCTGTTCTGCGCGAAGATCTTCGGGCCGATCAAGGACTACGAGTGCCTGTGCGGCAAGTACAAGCGCCTCAAGCACCGTGGCGTGATCTGCGAGAAGTGCGGCGTCGAAGTCACGCTCGCGAAGGTCCGCCGCGAGCGGATGGGCCACATCGAACTGGCTTCGCCCGTCGCGCACATCTGGTTCCTGAAGTCGCTGCCGTCGCGTCTGGGCATGGTGCTCGACATGACGCTGCGCGACATCGAGCGCGTGCTGTACTTCGAAGCGTACGTGGTGATCGAACCGGGCATGACGCCGCTGAAGGCGCGGCAGATCATGACCGAAGAGGATTACTACAACAAGGTCGAGGAATACGGCGACGAATTCCGCGCCGAGATGGGCGCGGAAGGCGTGCGCGAGCTGCTGCGTGCGATCAACATCGACGAGCAGGTCGAGACGCTGCGCACCGAGCTGAAGAACACCGGCTCGGAAGCGAAGATCAAGAAGTACGCGAAGCGCCTGAAGGTCCTCGAGGCATTCCAGCGTTCGGGCATCAAGCCCGAGTGGATGATTCTCGAAGTGCTGCCGGTGCTGCCGCCGGAACTGCGTCCGCTCGTGCCGCTCGACGGCGGCCGTTTCGCGACCTCGGACCTGAACGACCTGTATCGCCGCGTGATCAACCGGAACAACCGGTTGAAGCGTCTGCTCGAGCTGAAGGCGCCCGAGATCATCGTCCGCAACGAAAAGCGGATGCTGCAGGAAGCCGTCGACTCGCTGCTCGACAACGGTCGCCGCGGCAAGGCGATGACGGGCGCGAACAAGCGTCCGCTGAAGTCGCTCGCCGACATGATCAAGGGTAAGGGCGGTCGTTTCCGTCAGAACCTGCTGGGCAAGCGCGTCGACTACTCGGGCCGTTCGGTGATCGTGGTCGGCCCGACGCTCAAGCTGCACCAGTGCGGCCTGCCGAAGCTGATGGCGCTCGA is a window of Burkholderia sp. FERM BP-3421 DNA encoding:
- the rpoB gene encoding DNA-directed RNA polymerase subunit beta; translated protein: MHYSFTEKKRIRKSFAKRSIVHQVPFLLATQLESFSTFLQADVPPSQRKPEGLQAAFTSVFPIVSHNGFARLEFVSYALSSPAFNIKECQQRGLTYCSALRAKVRLVLLDKESPSKPVVKEVKEQEVYMGEIPLMTPTGSFVINGTERVIVSQLHRSPGVFFEHDKGKTHSSGKLLFSARIIPYRGSWLDFEFDPKDVLYFRVDRRRKMPVTILLKAIGLTPEQILANFFVFDNFTLMNEGAQVEFVPERLRGEVARFDITDRDGKVIVQKDKRINAKHIRDLEAAKTKFISVPEDYLIGRVLAKNVVDGDTGEVIANANDEVTESVLEKLREAKIKEIQTLYTNDLDQGPYISSTLRVDETADKTAARIAIYRMMRPGEPPTEEAVEALFNRLFYSEDAYDLSKVGRMKFNRRVGRDEIVGPMTLEDDDILATIKILVELRNGKGEVDDIDHLGNRRVRCVGELAENQFRAGLVRVERAVKERLGQAESENLMPHDLINSKPISSAIREFFGSSQLSQFMDQTNPLSEITHKRRVSALGPGGLTRERAGFEVRDVHPTHYGRVCPIETPEGPNIGLINSLALYAHLNEYGFLETPYRKVVDSKVTDQIDYLSAIEEGRYMIAQANAAIDESGTLVDELVSSREAGETMMVTPDRIQYMDVAPSQIVSVAASLIPFLEHDDANRALMGSNMQRQAVPCLRPEKPVVGTGIERTCAVDSGTTVQAFRGGVVDYVDAGRIVIRVNDDEAVAGEVGVDIYNLIKYTRSNQNTNINQRPIVKMGDKVSRGDVLADGASTDLGELALGQNMLIAFMPWNGYNFEDSILISEKVVADDRYTSIHIEELNVVARDTKLGPEEITRDISNLAEVQLGRLDESGIVYIGAEVEAGDVMVGKVTPKGETQLTPEEKLLRAIFGEKASDVKDTSLRVPSGMSGTVIDVQVFTREGIQRDKRAQQIIDDELKRYRLDLNDQLRIVEGDAFQRLARMLVGKVANGGPKKLAKGTKIDQAYLEDLDHYHWFDIRLAEDEAAAQLEAIKNSIEEKRHQFDLAFEEKRKKLTQGDELPPGVLKMVKVYLAVKRRLQPGDKMAGRHGNKGVVSKIVPVEDMPYMADGRPADVVLNPLGVPSRMNVGQVLEVHLGWAAKGLGWRIGEMLQRQAKIEEMRIFLTKIYNESGRAEDLESFTDDEILELARNLREGVPFATPVFDGATEEEMAKMLDLAFPDEIAEQLGMNESKNQVRLYDGRTGEMFERRVTLGYMHYLKLHHLVDDKMHARSTGPYSLVTQQPLGGKAQFGGQRFGEMEVWALEAYGASYVLQEMLTVKSDDVNGRTKVYENLVKGDHVIDAGMPESFNVLVKEIRSLGIDIDLDRN